The following are from one region of the Haloactinomyces albus genome:
- a CDS encoding polyribonucleotide nucleotidyltransferase: MTEEQSYDDGVYESTAVLDNGAFGTRTVRFETGRLAKQAAGSVAAYLDDDTMLLSATTASKQPKENLDFFPLTVDVEERMYAAGRIPGSFFRREGRPSTDAVLTCRLIDRPLRPSFADGLRNEVQVVITVTSMNPQDAYDVLAINAASSSTQISGLPFSGPVGGTRMALIDGQWVAFPTHEQLERAVFNMVVAGRIVGDDVAIMMVEAEGTEHTTDLVAQGAQAPTEEVVAGGLEAAKPFIRSLCEAQQQLAQAAGKSSAEYPVFPAYAEDAYTAVEQAVSGELAEALAIGGKQERENRLDEIKQAALDRAGVEEGQPFAGREKELGAALKELTKKLVRQRIIREKVRIDGRGLSDIRSLSAEVGVIPRAHGSALFERGETQIMGVSTLNMLRMEQTIDSLGPETSKRYMHHYNFPPYSTGETGRVGTPKRREIGHGALAERALVPVLPSREEFPYALRQVSEALGSNGSTSMGSVCASTLSLFNAGVPLKAPVAGIAMGLVSAEVDEQTQYVALTDILGAEDAYGDMDFKVAGTKEFITALQLDTKLDGIPSEVLAQALGQAKDARFTILEVMAEAIGSPDEMSPHAPRVTSVNIPVDKIGEVIGPKGKMINTITEETGAEVTIEDDGTIYVGAADGPSAEAAIDRINSIANPQLPKVGERFLGTVVKTAAFGAFVSLLPGKDGLVHISKLGNGKRIGKVEDVVNVGDKLQVEIADIDSRGKISLIPVDEESESAGEGESEAQGEVEMSESAAPEAPTE; the protein is encoded by the coding sequence TTGACTGAGGAACAGTCATACGACGATGGCGTGTACGAGAGCACCGCGGTTCTGGACAACGGTGCGTTCGGTACCCGTACGGTTCGTTTCGAGACCGGTCGGCTGGCCAAGCAGGCCGCGGGCAGTGTTGCCGCGTACCTCGACGACGACACCATGCTGCTGTCGGCCACCACGGCCTCCAAGCAGCCCAAGGAGAACCTCGACTTCTTCCCGTTGACGGTGGATGTCGAGGAGCGGATGTACGCGGCAGGCCGGATTCCCGGGTCGTTCTTCCGGCGGGAGGGCCGCCCCTCCACCGACGCGGTCCTGACCTGCCGGCTGATCGACCGCCCGCTGCGGCCGTCGTTCGCCGACGGCCTGCGCAACGAGGTGCAGGTCGTCATCACGGTGACGAGCATGAATCCCCAGGACGCCTATGACGTGCTGGCGATCAATGCCGCCTCCAGCTCGACCCAGATCTCCGGACTGCCTTTCTCCGGCCCGGTCGGCGGCACCCGGATGGCGCTGATCGACGGGCAGTGGGTCGCGTTCCCGACGCACGAACAGCTCGAGCGGGCCGTGTTCAACATGGTCGTCGCGGGCCGGATCGTGGGCGACGACGTGGCCATCATGATGGTCGAGGCCGAGGGCACCGAGCACACCACCGACCTGGTGGCCCAGGGCGCACAAGCCCCCACCGAGGAGGTCGTGGCCGGTGGTTTGGAGGCCGCGAAGCCGTTCATCCGCAGCCTGTGCGAGGCGCAGCAGCAGCTGGCGCAGGCGGCGGGCAAGAGCTCCGCGGAATACCCGGTCTTCCCGGCCTATGCCGAGGACGCCTACACCGCCGTCGAGCAGGCCGTCTCCGGTGAGCTGGCCGAGGCGCTGGCCATCGGTGGCAAGCAGGAGCGGGAGAACCGCCTCGACGAGATCAAGCAGGCGGCTCTGGACCGGGCAGGCGTCGAGGAGGGACAGCCCTTCGCAGGACGCGAGAAGGAGCTCGGCGCGGCGCTGAAGGAGCTGACCAAGAAGCTGGTGCGGCAGCGGATCATCCGCGAGAAGGTTCGCATCGACGGTCGCGGTCTCAGCGACATCCGCAGCCTCTCCGCCGAGGTCGGCGTCATTCCCCGCGCGCACGGTTCGGCACTGTTCGAGCGTGGTGAAACCCAGATCATGGGTGTGTCGACGCTGAACATGCTGCGCATGGAGCAGACGATCGACAGCCTGGGGCCGGAGACGTCCAAGCGGTACATGCACCACTACAACTTCCCGCCGTACTCGACCGGTGAGACCGGCCGGGTCGGTACTCCGAAGCGGCGCGAGATCGGCCACGGTGCCCTGGCCGAGCGGGCCCTGGTTCCGGTGCTGCCGAGCCGGGAGGAGTTCCCGTACGCGCTGCGGCAGGTTTCGGAGGCCCTGGGATCGAACGGTTCGACCTCGATGGGTTCGGTCTGTGCCTCGACGCTGTCCCTGTTCAACGCGGGTGTCCCGCTGAAGGCACCGGTGGCCGGTATCGCGATGGGGCTGGTTTCCGCCGAGGTCGACGAGCAGACCCAGTACGTGGCGCTGACCGACATTCTCGGCGCCGAGGACGCCTACGGCGACATGGACTTCAAGGTCGCCGGTACCAAGGAGTTCATCACGGCCCTGCAGCTCGACACCAAGCTGGACGGCATCCCGTCCGAGGTGCTCGCGCAGGCGTTGGGCCAGGCCAAGGACGCGCGGTTCACCATTCTCGAGGTGATGGCCGAGGCGATCGGTTCGCCCGACGAGATGAGCCCGCACGCTCCTCGGGTCACGTCGGTGAACATCCCGGTCGACAAGATCGGTGAGGTCATCGGCCCCAAGGGCAAGATGATCAACACGATCACCGAGGAGACCGGTGCCGAGGTCACGATCGAGGACGACGGCACGATCTACGTCGGTGCCGCCGACGGCCCGTCCGCCGAGGCCGCGATCGACCGGATCAACTCGATCGCGAATCCGCAGCTTCCCAAGGTCGGTGAGCGGTTCCTCGGGACCGTGGTCAAGACCGCCGCATTCGGTGCGTTCGTGTCGTTGCTGCCGGGCAAGGACGGCCTGGTGCACATCTCGAAGCTGGGCAACGGCAAGCGCATCGGCAAGGTCGAGGATGTGGTCAACGTCGGCGACAAGCTGCAGGTCGAGATCGCCGATATCGACAGTCGCGGCAAGATCAGCCTGATTCCCGTCGATGAGGAGTCCGAGTCCGCGGGCGAGGGCGAGTCGGAGGCCCAGGGCGAGGTCGAGATGTCCGAGTCGGCAGCCCCGGAGGCGCCCACCGAGTGA
- the rpsO gene encoding 30S ribosomal protein S15 produces the protein MALSTTEKKQILSDYGLHETDTGSAEAQVALLTHRISGLTEHLKVHKHDHHSRRGLLLMVGRRRRMLNYLTKVDIGRYRSLIQRLGLRR, from the coding sequence GTGGCTTTGTCCACTACCGAGAAAAAGCAGATCCTGTCCGACTATGGGCTGCACGAGACCGACACCGGTTCGGCGGAGGCACAGGTGGCCCTGCTGACCCACCGGATCTCGGGTCTGACCGAGCACCTGAAGGTGCACAAGCACGACCACCACTCGCGCCGTGGTCTGCTGCTGATGGTCGGTCGTCGGCGCAGGATGCTCAACTACCTGACGAAGGTGGACATCGGGCGTTACCGTTCGCTGATTCAGCGACTCGGTCTGCGCCGTTGA
- the thpR gene encoding RNA 2',3'-cyclic phosphodiesterase — translation MRLFTALWPSQEAVRHLAAAVETVRSTQPKRLAQATEGLRKFRFLPPERWHLTLCFHGDDAEPDRVGDRLARRVGRVGRTQPGFGPPRLRMTGAGVFRGVLWVGVQPGGQEDAAVLSTVAGMAGADARSFRAHVTVARWAAGRADRALPDLLTAYEGPWWSADEVSVVSSEQQSSAPVYRTIRRVALTAVD, via the coding sequence ATGCGTCTGTTCACCGCGCTCTGGCCCTCGCAGGAAGCCGTCCGGCACCTCGCCGCGGCGGTGGAAACCGTGCGGTCGACACAGCCGAAGCGGTTGGCGCAGGCCACCGAGGGACTGCGCAAGTTCCGGTTCCTCCCGCCGGAGCGCTGGCACCTGACACTGTGCTTCCACGGCGACGACGCCGAGCCCGATCGGGTGGGCGATCGGCTGGCCCGCCGGGTCGGGCGAGTGGGCCGCACGCAACCGGGGTTCGGCCCTCCGCGGTTGCGGATGACCGGGGCGGGTGTGTTTCGCGGGGTCCTGTGGGTCGGCGTGCAACCGGGTGGGCAGGAGGATGCCGCCGTGTTGAGCACAGTGGCGGGCATGGCCGGGGCCGATGCTCGTTCCTTCCGGGCGCACGTGACCGTGGCGCGCTGGGCAGCGGGGCGGGCCGACCGTGCCCTGCCCGATCTCCTCACGGCGTACGAAGGGCCGTGGTGGAGTGCGGACGAGGTTTCGGTGGTGTCCAGTGAGCAGCAGTCGAGTGCGCCCGTTTACCGGACGATCCGCCGTGTCGCCCTGACAGCGGTCGACTGA
- a CDS encoding helix-turn-helix transcriptional regulator, with product MEERKIVQRNLALQRQWYGEPLGDRVRRLVVAFRTSQAQLADVLGISAPMLSQVMSGRRAKIGNPSVLARLVMLERKVLTPGVAAGESEAIQQALEDVRDSEPSVVRDNLPVGHRAHREESAWPVLREMARPSELESAAELIGGSHPALAELLRRAASGNR from the coding sequence GTGGAGGAACGCAAGATCGTCCAGCGGAATCTGGCGTTGCAGCGTCAGTGGTATGGGGAACCTCTGGGCGACCGGGTGCGGCGACTGGTCGTGGCTTTTCGGACTTCGCAGGCTCAACTTGCCGATGTTCTGGGGATCAGCGCCCCCATGCTCAGCCAGGTGATGAGCGGGCGCCGGGCGAAGATCGGAAACCCGTCGGTGCTGGCACGGTTGGTCATGCTGGAGCGCAAGGTTCTCACCCCCGGTGTGGCCGCCGGTGAGTCCGAGGCGATCCAGCAGGCACTGGAGGATGTGCGCGACTCGGAGCCGTCGGTGGTGCGGGACAATCTCCCGGTCGGGCACCGAGCCCACCGGGAGGAATCGGCGTGGCCGGTGCTGCGGGAGATGGCCCGGCCCAGTGAACTCGAATCCGCAGCGGAGCTGATCGGCGGCTCCCATCCGGCACTGGCGGAGCTGTTGCGCAGGGCAGCTTCCGGGAACCGCTGA
- a CDS encoding bifunctional riboflavin kinase/FAD synthetase, translating to MQRWRGLEQLPGGWGRCVVTIGVFDGVHRGHQKLIEHAVRRARQRDLPCVLVTFDPHPAEVVRPGSHPAQLTTLRRRAELVEQLGVDVFCVLPFTMELSRMPPDEFVHEILVEKLHAAVVVVGENFTFGHKAAGNIELLDRLGERFGFEAEPAGLLAGPTDGSDVAEQAVTFSSTYIRSCIDAGDVEAAAVALGRRHRLEGIVVRGAGRGGSELGFPTANLSTPQYAAIPADGVYACWFTHRRRGSTESPRTLPAAVSVGSNPTFSGRERTVEAFVLDVDADFYGEYAELDFVRRLRGMIRFDSPEELVDQMQQDVVDTRACLRMDV from the coding sequence GTGCAGCGTTGGCGTGGCTTGGAGCAGCTTCCCGGTGGCTGGGGCCGGTGTGTGGTCACCATCGGTGTGTTCGATGGAGTTCACCGTGGACACCAGAAACTGATCGAGCATGCCGTTCGGCGGGCGCGCCAACGGGATCTGCCGTGTGTGCTGGTCACTTTCGATCCACACCCGGCCGAAGTGGTGCGTCCGGGCAGCCATCCGGCCCAGTTGACGACACTGCGGCGACGCGCCGAGCTGGTGGAGCAGCTCGGCGTGGACGTGTTCTGCGTCCTGCCGTTCACCATGGAGCTGTCGCGGATGCCACCCGATGAGTTCGTCCACGAGATCCTGGTGGAAAAGCTGCATGCCGCCGTGGTCGTGGTGGGGGAGAACTTCACCTTCGGACACAAGGCCGCCGGAAACATCGAGCTGCTGGACAGGCTCGGGGAGCGGTTCGGTTTCGAGGCGGAACCGGCCGGTCTGCTGGCGGGCCCCACGGACGGCTCCGACGTGGCCGAACAGGCCGTCACCTTCTCCTCGACCTACATCCGATCCTGTATCGACGCCGGGGACGTCGAGGCGGCGGCGGTCGCTTTGGGGCGCAGGCACCGTCTGGAGGGCATCGTGGTGCGCGGCGCCGGCCGTGGGGGCAGCGAGCTGGGCTTTCCGACCGCGAACCTGTCCACTCCGCAATACGCGGCGATTCCCGCCGACGGTGTTTATGCATGCTGGTTCACGCATCGCCGCCGTGGCTCGACCGAGTCGCCACGAACGCTGCCCGCGGCGGTTTCGGTGGGTAGCAATCCGACCTTTTCCGGGCGGGAGCGCACGGTGGAGGCATTCGTGCTCGATGTCGACGCCGACTTCTACGGCGAGTACGCGGAGCTGGACTTCGTGCGGCGGTTGCGGGGGATGATTCGGTTCGACTCCCCGGAGGAGCTTGTCGATCAGATGCAGCAGGATGTCGTCGATACCCGTGCCTGCCTGCGTATGGACGTGTGA
- the truB gene encoding tRNA pseudouridine(55) synthase TruB — protein MSQRSRSSRSTVSPGLLVMDKPAGMTSHDVVARVRRIMGTRRVGHAGTLDPMATGVLVLGLERATKLLGHLAMDTKAYLATIRLGSATTTDDAEGEVLSSADASGVAEEAVHAGVSALTGDLRQVPSAVSAVKINGRRAYELARAGESVELEARPVTVSRFDLLALRRTETTTELDVLVECSSGTYVRALARDLGEQLGVGGHLGELRRTRVGPFGLATVRTLEQLEAEPGLSMDMDHAVATAFPRIDVNGDTARGLAHGQAVPSAGVGGTYGMFGPDGHAVALVRDQGRVAKPVLVISPAG, from the coding sequence GTGTCACAACGGTCTCGAAGCTCGCGTTCCACTGTCTCGCCCGGCCTGCTGGTGATGGACAAGCCCGCCGGTATGACCTCGCACGATGTCGTTGCGCGCGTGCGCCGGATCATGGGGACACGCAGGGTCGGCCATGCGGGCACACTCGATCCGATGGCCACCGGAGTCCTCGTGCTGGGGCTGGAACGTGCCACGAAGCTGCTCGGTCATCTCGCGATGGACACGAAGGCCTACCTGGCGACCATCCGTCTGGGTTCGGCGACGACGACCGACGATGCCGAGGGCGAAGTGCTGTCCTCGGCGGACGCCTCCGGTGTGGCCGAGGAGGCGGTCCACGCGGGGGTCTCCGCATTGACCGGTGACCTCCGGCAGGTTCCCAGCGCCGTCAGTGCGGTGAAGATCAACGGGCGTCGTGCCTACGAACTGGCACGGGCGGGCGAGAGCGTGGAGTTGGAGGCCCGGCCGGTGACCGTCTCGCGGTTCGATCTGCTGGCGCTTCGCCGAACGGAGACCACCACGGAGTTGGATGTACTCGTGGAATGCTCCTCGGGCACCTATGTGCGTGCGCTGGCCAGGGACCTCGGTGAACAGCTCGGTGTCGGTGGGCATCTCGGTGAGCTGCGCCGGACCCGGGTCGGCCCGTTCGGGCTGGCGACGGTGCGCACGTTGGAGCAGTTGGAGGCGGAGCCCGGCCTGTCGATGGACATGGATCATGCCGTGGCCACGGCTTTCCCCCGGATCGACGTGAACGGGGACACCGCACGTGGTCTCGCACACGGCCAGGCGGTGCCGAGTGCGGGTGTGGGCGGTACCTACGGCATGTTCGGACCCGACGGTCATGCCGTTGCGCTGGTTCGTGACCAGGGGCGGGTGGCCAAACCGGTGCTGGTGATCAGCCCGGCCGGGTGA
- the def gene encoding peptide deformylase, giving the protein MAFRPIRRFGDPVLRTVADPVTVFDDKIAAVVTDLLDTVDAPGHAGVAAPQIGVSVRAFSYNVDGEIGYVLNPEIIELSGEQDGEEGCLSVPGLSFPTPRADHAVVRGVDLRNEPVTVSGSGLMARCLQHETDHLDGIVYVQRLEADKRRDALKRIRATDWFWEG; this is encoded by the coding sequence GTGGCTTTCAGACCGATCCGGCGTTTCGGCGACCCCGTTCTGCGCACGGTCGCCGATCCGGTGACCGTGTTCGACGACAAGATCGCGGCAGTGGTCACCGACCTGCTGGACACGGTTGACGCCCCCGGGCACGCCGGGGTGGCCGCGCCGCAGATCGGAGTGAGCGTCCGGGCGTTCAGCTACAACGTCGATGGCGAGATCGGCTACGTGCTCAACCCGGAAATCATCGAACTTTCCGGGGAGCAAGACGGCGAAGAGGGCTGCCTGTCGGTGCCGGGATTGAGCTTTCCCACCCCGCGTGCCGATCATGCGGTCGTCCGTGGGGTGGACCTGCGCAACGAACCGGTCACCGTGTCGGGTTCCGGCCTGATGGCGCGCTGCTTACAGCACGAGACCGACCACCTCGACGGAATCGTCTACGTCCAGCGTCTCGAGGCAGACAAACGCCGCGACGCGCTGAAACGGATCCGTGCCACCGACTGGTTCTGGGAAGGGTGA
- a CDS encoding MATE family efflux transporter, with protein sequence MTDTAERVPARRLLALAVPALGVLAAEPLYVLVDTAVVGHLGAVPLAGLALGGTLFTIVSRQLTFLSYGTTARTARLHGAGRRADAVSEGVQATWLAVAVGVVVLALAQLLAAPVAQLLAGPGPIAEAASNWLRIALLGAPMVLVALAGHGWMRGVQDTVRPLRYVLAGNGVSAVLCPLLVYPLGWGLEGSALANVVGQTVAAGLFLRALAVERVSLKPDLAKMRAQLGMGSDLMLRTLAFQACFLSATAVAARTGAETAAAHQIVWELWMFLSLVLDSLAIAAQSLVGAALGRESARQAKGIARQVTWYGLGFGALLGVLFAALSGVLPLAFTLDPGVLATIPHAWWFFVALQPIAGIVFALDGVFLGAGDAAYLRTATMLSAAIGYLPMIWLSLAFGWGLVGIWSGLSLFMLGRMLTLLLRARSGRWVVVGVTRTGTEAAVT encoded by the coding sequence GTGACCGATACGGCCGAACGGGTGCCGGCACGGCGCCTGCTGGCGCTGGCGGTGCCTGCGCTCGGAGTCCTGGCCGCGGAGCCGTTGTACGTGCTCGTCGACACCGCCGTGGTCGGCCACCTCGGTGCGGTGCCGTTGGCCGGGCTGGCACTCGGCGGCACCCTGTTCACGATCGTCTCGCGCCAGTTGACCTTCCTGTCCTACGGGACCACGGCGCGGACCGCCCGGTTGCACGGCGCGGGCCGCAGAGCCGATGCCGTCTCCGAGGGGGTGCAGGCCACCTGGCTGGCCGTGGCCGTCGGTGTCGTCGTACTGGCGCTGGCCCAACTGTTGGCGGCCCCGGTGGCGCAACTGCTGGCAGGCCCGGGACCCATCGCCGAGGCAGCGTCGAACTGGCTGCGTATCGCCCTGCTCGGCGCGCCGATGGTGTTGGTGGCTCTCGCGGGCCACGGTTGGATGCGCGGTGTGCAGGACACGGTCCGTCCGCTGCGCTACGTGCTGGCGGGAAACGGCGTGTCGGCCGTGCTGTGTCCGCTGCTGGTGTATCCCCTCGGATGGGGGCTGGAAGGCTCGGCTCTGGCCAACGTGGTCGGCCAGACGGTCGCGGCGGGGCTGTTCCTGCGCGCGTTGGCCGTGGAACGAGTGTCGCTGAAACCCGATCTCGCAAAAATGCGTGCACAACTGGGCATGGGAAGCGACCTGATGCTGCGTACGCTGGCGTTTCAGGCGTGCTTTCTGTCGGCGACCGCGGTCGCGGCACGGACGGGTGCGGAGACGGCGGCGGCGCACCAGATCGTCTGGGAACTGTGGATGTTCCTGTCGCTCGTGCTCGATTCCCTGGCGATTGCCGCACAGTCCCTGGTCGGCGCGGCTCTCGGCCGCGAGTCGGCGCGACAGGCCAAGGGCATCGCGCGGCAGGTCACCTGGTACGGCCTGGGTTTCGGGGCCCTGCTCGGGGTGCTGTTCGCCGCGCTGTCCGGGGTATTGCCGCTCGCGTTCACCCTGGACCCCGGTGTGCTCGCAACGATCCCGCACGCATGGTGGTTCTTCGTCGCGTTGCAGCCGATCGCCGGCATCGTGTTCGCACTGGACGGTGTTTTCCTCGGCGCCGGGGATGCGGCTTACCTCAGGACCGCGACGATGCTCAGTGCCGCGATCGGCTACCTGCCGATGATCTGGCTCTCGCTGGCCTTCGGTTGGGGACTGGTGGGGATCTGGTCGGGCCTGAGTCTGTTCATGCTCGGCAGGATGCTGACGCTGCTGCTGCGAGCGCGCTCCGGCCGTTGGGTCGTCGTCGGTGTTACCCGCACCGGCACCGAGGCCGCAGTCACCTGA
- a CDS encoding DHH family phosphoesterase, producing the protein MHDAADLLARADDVTLLAHVNPDADALGSALALGMALRHRGATVRVSFGTPAEPPFSLRELDAEGIVVPADEVPATPPTLVVLDTGSLQRVGALADRVEATVAAGGDVVVIDHHVANTRFGTHHVIDESAEATVVIVLRLLDLLGVEMDLPIAHCLYAGLVTDTRSFRRAGTATHRMAMRLLEAGVDPETTTRQLMDTHPFGWLGMLSEVLSEARLEPESARGLGLVHATVRLAHSEGLRGEELDSVIDVVRTTAEADVAAVLKETAPDRWSVSLRSDGRIDVGWAASACGGGGHHLASGFTTEGSAEDLLAALRNALTEAPLLD; encoded by the coding sequence CTGCACGATGCCGCCGACCTGCTGGCTCGGGCCGATGATGTGACGCTGTTAGCGCATGTGAACCCGGATGCCGATGCCTTGGGAAGTGCTCTGGCACTCGGGATGGCGCTACGGCACCGTGGTGCCACGGTCCGGGTCTCCTTCGGCACACCTGCCGAGCCGCCGTTTTCGCTGCGTGAGCTCGATGCCGAGGGGATCGTGGTCCCCGCGGACGAGGTGCCCGCCACACCGCCGACGCTGGTGGTGTTGGACACGGGCAGTCTGCAGCGGGTGGGTGCCCTCGCCGATCGGGTCGAGGCGACGGTCGCCGCGGGCGGAGATGTGGTCGTCATCGACCATCACGTGGCGAATACCCGTTTCGGCACGCACCACGTCATCGACGAAAGCGCCGAAGCAACCGTGGTGATCGTGTTGCGGTTGCTCGACCTCCTCGGCGTGGAAATGGATTTGCCGATCGCTCATTGCCTGTATGCCGGGCTGGTCACCGATACTCGTTCGTTCCGCCGAGCCGGTACCGCGACTCACCGGATGGCGATGCGGTTGCTGGAGGCCGGTGTCGATCCGGAAACGACCACCCGGCAGCTGATGGACACCCATCCCTTCGGTTGGCTGGGCATGCTCTCGGAAGTACTGAGTGAGGCACGGCTGGAGCCGGAGTCGGCTCGTGGCCTCGGTCTGGTGCATGCCACGGTGCGCCTCGCGCACTCGGAGGGACTCCGCGGCGAGGAACTGGACAGTGTCATCGACGTGGTGCGTACGACCGCCGAGGCCGACGTGGCTGCTGTGCTGAAGGAGACGGCGCCGGACCGCTGGTCGGTGTCGCTGCGTTCCGACGGCCGGATCGACGTCGGCTGGGCGGCGTCCGCGTGTGGTGGCGGTGGGCATCACCTCGCTTCCGGTTTCACCACCGAGGGTTCGGCCGAGGATCTCCTCGCCGCCCTGCGCAATGCCCTGACCGAGGCGCCGCTGCTCGACTGA
- the rbfA gene encoding 30S ribosome-binding factor RbfA, with amino-acid sequence MGDTARARRLAKRIAQIVASGLEYEVKDPRLAMVTITDARLTSDLRDATVYYTVFGDDADYASTAAALASAAGVLRTRVGQQTGVRFTPTLTFVADTVPGDVRRLDEALAQAKEADAEVARLASTAAPAGDADPYRTSEANTGNEDESADGTDVDTRTDNDARRGPSGG; translated from the coding sequence GTGGGTGATACGGCGCGCGCCCGCAGGCTCGCCAAGCGGATCGCTCAGATCGTGGCCTCCGGGCTGGAGTATGAGGTCAAGGATCCCAGGCTGGCGATGGTGACCATCACCGACGCCCGCCTCACGTCCGATCTGCGGGACGCCACGGTGTACTACACCGTATTCGGTGACGATGCCGACTACGCCTCCACGGCCGCCGCGTTGGCCAGCGCCGCCGGCGTGTTGCGGACGAGGGTCGGACAGCAGACGGGAGTGCGGTTCACGCCGACGCTGACCTTCGTCGCGGATACCGTTCCCGGTGATGTGCGGCGGCTCGACGAGGCACTGGCGCAGGCCAAGGAAGCCGATGCGGAGGTGGCTCGGCTGGCTTCCACCGCAGCACCCGCCGGTGACGCCGATCCGTATCGCACGTCCGAGGCGAACACCGGCAACGAGGACGAATCCGCGGACGGTACCGACGTGGACACACGTACTGACAATGATGCCCGGCGTGGCCCGTCCGGCGGTTGA
- a CDS encoding DUF503 domain-containing protein, producing MYVGALELDVLLGDVHSLKQKRGVVRPLVAELRRRFEVAAAEAGDPELYRRALIGVSVVSGDVSHVREVLDSCERTVAAHPELELLSARQRMLGPED from the coding sequence ATGTATGTCGGTGCGCTGGAACTGGATGTGCTGCTCGGTGATGTCCATTCCCTGAAACAGAAGCGCGGAGTCGTGCGGCCGCTGGTGGCCGAACTGCGGCGACGGTTCGAGGTCGCTGCTGCGGAAGCCGGCGATCCGGAGCTCTACCGCAGGGCACTCATCGGAGTGTCCGTGGTTTCCGGTGATGTCTCGCACGTGCGCGAGGTGCTCGACTCGTGTGAGCGCACGGTCGCCGCGCACCCGGAACTGGAGTTGCTCTCGGCCCGGCAACGGATGTTGGGCCCGGAAGACTGA